One window from the genome of Actinoplanes teichomyceticus ATCC 31121 encodes:
- a CDS encoding Rieske 2Fe-2S domain-containing protein produces MRITGTGHASMRIDTAAGSILCDPWVNPAYFASWFPFPDNSQLDWETLGNVDYLYVSHLHRDHFDAEHLKRFVNKKATVLLPEYPTSQLEDELRALGFTSFLRTRSDQVHELDGGLKVMIQALISPTDGPIGDSSLWVEYDGIRLLNQNDARPADLTRFNELGHVHAHMLQFSGAIWYPMVYELPDNAKTAFGKQKRERQFDRTWRYIDDLKADHVFPIAGPPCFLDDSLWQFNDIHGDEGNIFPDQSVFLAEYAKVGGTNAVVQLPGSVTVLSEGGTKQTTTHPMPVEEFFANKAAHLAEMRERKAPIIAAEKASWRHPEIDVLAELKKRIEPLLEESIYMANGVGGPVRFDLTDSFGPDGEVVESIVVDFPGKQVRAYADEKVRYRFKTGRALIEHLIHIDEGDWVNSLFLSCRFSAARIGQYNEFVYAFFKCLSEERLQYAEGWYDEHEKAVDAEDIQFGDWTVQRRCPHLKADLSRFGVLDGDVLTCQLHGWKFDLPSGRCLTGVGHKIRANKTENG; encoded by the coding sequence GTGCGGATCACGGGCACCGGCCATGCGAGCATGCGGATCGACACGGCCGCGGGCAGCATTCTGTGCGATCCGTGGGTGAACCCGGCGTACTTCGCCTCCTGGTTCCCGTTCCCGGACAACTCTCAGCTCGACTGGGAGACCCTGGGCAACGTCGACTACCTGTACGTCTCCCATCTGCACCGGGACCACTTCGACGCGGAGCACCTGAAGCGGTTCGTCAACAAGAAGGCGACCGTCCTGCTGCCGGAGTACCCGACCAGCCAGCTCGAGGACGAGCTGCGCGCCCTGGGCTTCACCAGCTTCCTGCGGACCCGGTCGGACCAGGTGCACGAGCTCGACGGCGGCCTCAAGGTGATGATCCAGGCGCTGATCAGCCCGACCGACGGCCCGATCGGCGACTCGTCGCTCTGGGTGGAGTACGACGGCATCCGCCTGCTGAACCAGAACGACGCCCGCCCGGCCGACCTGACCCGGTTCAACGAGCTGGGCCACGTGCACGCGCACATGCTGCAGTTCTCCGGCGCGATCTGGTACCCGATGGTCTACGAGCTGCCGGACAACGCGAAGACCGCGTTCGGCAAGCAGAAGCGCGAGCGGCAGTTCGACCGCACCTGGCGCTACATCGACGACCTCAAGGCCGACCACGTCTTCCCGATCGCCGGCCCGCCGTGCTTCCTCGACGACTCGCTCTGGCAGTTCAACGACATCCACGGTGACGAGGGCAACATCTTCCCGGACCAGTCGGTGTTCCTCGCCGAGTACGCCAAGGTCGGCGGCACCAACGCGGTCGTGCAGCTGCCGGGCAGCGTGACCGTGCTGTCCGAGGGCGGCACGAAGCAGACCACGACCCACCCGATGCCGGTCGAGGAGTTCTTCGCGAACAAGGCCGCCCACCTGGCGGAGATGCGGGAGCGCAAGGCCCCGATCATCGCCGCCGAGAAGGCGTCCTGGCGGCACCCGGAGATCGACGTGCTGGCCGAGCTGAAGAAGCGGATCGAGCCGCTGCTCGAAGAGTCGATCTACATGGCGAACGGCGTCGGCGGCCCGGTCCGCTTCGACCTGACCGACTCGTTCGGCCCGGACGGCGAGGTCGTCGAGTCGATCGTGGTCGACTTCCCGGGCAAGCAGGTCCGGGCCTACGCCGACGAGAAGGTCCGCTACCGGTTCAAGACCGGCCGCGCGCTGATCGAGCACCTGATCCACATCGACGAGGGTGACTGGGTCAACTCGCTGTTCCTGTCCTGCCGGTTCTCCGCCGCCCGGATCGGGCAGTACAACGAGTTCGTCTACGCGTTCTTCAAGTGCCTCTCCGAGGAGCGCCTGCAGTACGCCGAAGGCTGGTACGACGAGCACGAGAAGGCCGTCGACGCCGAGGACATCCAGTTCGGCGACTGGACCGTGCAGCGCCGCTGCCCGCACCTGAAGGCCGACCTGTCCCGCTTCGGCGTCCTCGACGGCGACGTGCTCACCTGCCAGCTGCACGGCTGGAAGTTCGACCTGCCCAGCGGCCGTTGCCTGACCGGCGTCGGCCACAAGATCCGCGCCAACAAGACCGAGAACGGGTAG
- a CDS encoding DUF2631 domain-containing protein: MSALEEHEDVYAPDQLKPTNRRRAQRGAIISAAILLLYFWGNQQGNTEKVWLVVLAVLLVGAVIGDIVLRKAGLRPND, from the coding sequence GTGTCCGCGTTGGAAGAACATGAGGACGTCTACGCGCCGGACCAGCTGAAGCCGACCAACCGCCGGCGGGCCCAGCGCGGCGCGATCATCTCCGCGGCCATCCTGCTGCTCTACTTCTGGGGCAACCAGCAGGGCAACACCGAGAAGGTGTGGCTCGTCGTGCTCGCCGTCCTGCTGGTCGGCGCGGTGATCGGGGACATCGTGCTGCGCAAGGCCGGTCTGCGGCCGAACGACTGA